The sequence TGCGCATGATCGACAGACTCGGGGCCGCCGCCGCGCGGCCGGTAATGTTTCGCAGGGAGGCGAAACATGGGTGTGTGGCTGGTCAACGCGGACACGCTCGCGAGCGGGCGGTTCGTGATCTCGGCCCTCGCGGAGACCACCGCCTGCGTGAAGCTCCTGGAGAAGAACGCCGCCGCGCACCCGGGCGAGCGGGCCTGGCTCGACGACCACCTGCCCGCCTACCGGCGCATGCTGCGGCGCGACCCGGTCACCGCCGCGCTGCTGGACGCCGCCCTCGGCACCAGGACCAGGTGGATCGCCGACTTCCTGACGCCGCCGCACCCGGGCGTGGGCTCGCCGCCGTTCCACGAGGAACTCGCCGTCGTCCGCCGGACCCCGCCCGAACGGGCGCACGCCGACCTGGAGGTCTCGTTCGGCGGCCCGCTGCCCGCCGAGCTGCGCCGCCCCGACGCGCCCGAGCGGATCGCCGGCCTGCTGGAGTGGGTGTGGACGCACACCGTCGAGCCGGACTGGGAGCGCCGCCGCCGCGTCATCGAGGCCGACGCCGTCGCGCGCGCCGGGCAGCTGAGCCAGGGCGGCTGGGCCGCCGCGCTCGACGACATGCGCCCCGGGATGCGCTGGCTCGGCGACGGCCGCCTCCAGATCAACGTCCACGACTACCCGCCGCACGACATCTCCGGCGCCCGGCTGCTGTTCGTCCCGGTCACGCCGCGCGGAGGCTGGGTGGCCTGGGAGGAGCCGGACCCCGACCGGTACGCGATCGTCTACCCCTGCTCGGCCCCGCTGGCGGGCGCGGGCGAGGCCGCCGTCCCCGAGGCGCTCGAACGCCTCCTCGGCCCGGGCCGCGCCCGGGTCCTCGTCCTGCTCGCCACGCCGCTGAGCACCACGCAGCTCGTGGCGCTGACCGGCCAGGGCCTCGGCTCGGTCGGCCGCCACCTCCGGGTCCTCTTCGACGCCCGCCTGATCGACCGCCGCCGCGCCGGACGCTCCGTCCTCTACTACCGGACGGCCACCGGCGAAGCACTCGCGGACGCCACCCGCCCCCCGAACACCCCTGCCGCGACGCACTCGCCCACCTGACGCCGCCTCCCGGCCCCCCGGGAGCCTGGCGTGTCGGCCTGGGCCTACAGAGAGGTGGGGCTAGACCCACTCCTGGTCTCACCAGGATCTGTGCGGGAACACTCGTCCTGGCCCGTCCGATCTGCTGGACGGTCCGCCTCCTCGTCGCGCGCTGGACGGGCACCGTGATCCCGCCCGGGTACCGGCGGCCAGGGCCGGTGATGCAGCTGTCCACCGGGTACTGGTGGAACGGCTTCGGTTACGAGCGCACTCGCCGCGACGCCCTGATGGACCAGAAGCGGAGGATCCGGTGGAAGGACCCCGCCAACTGGCGTGACCTGCGGTTCATGGGAATCGCGCCGTTCACCGCGGGCGTGGTCGCGGCTCGCCCCTCGCCCGCGATGGTGATGGCGGACCGCGTGCGGGAGCTGACGGCCCAGCGCGCCGACACCACGGTCGCGCAGGCCGCCGAGATCCGCCGGATCGAGCGCGACCTGCACGACGGGGCGCAGGCCCGCCTCGTCTCGCTCGGGCTCTCCCTCGCGACGGCGGAGAAGCTGATGGAGACCGACCCCCGCCGCGCGAAGGCGGTGATGCGCGAAGCACGGGTCGACGCGGCCACGTCGATCACCGAGCTGCGCGAGCTGATCCAGGGCATCAGCCCGCCGGTGCTCACCGAGCGCGGGCTCCTCGACGCCGTCCGCGCCCTCGCCCTGGGCCTCCCCCTGGAGGTGGCCGTCGGCGCCGGCGCCCGGCCCCGCCTGGACCCGCCGATCGAATCGGCCCTGTACTTCGGAGTCGCCGAGCTGCTCACCAACGCGGTCAGGCACGCACGCGCTGCGGACGTGGCGTCCGGACGTGTCCGTGATCGACGTTCGCATGCCGCCGGACCAGTCGGACGAGGGCCTGCGCGCGGCCCTGGCCGCCCGCCGCGAGACGCCCGGGCTGCCGGTCCTCATCCTGTCCCAGCACGTCGAGCAGCTGTACGCCCGCGAGCTGCCGGCCGACGGCTCCGGCGGCGTCGGCTACCTGCTCAAGGAGTGCGTGTTCGACGCCGACCAGTTCATCGGCGCCCTGGAGCGCGTCGCGGCCGGCGGGACCGCCATGGACCCGGCCGTCATCGCGAGGCTGCTGACCGGCGGGCCCGCGGACCGGAGCCTCGACCGGCTCACCGACCGCGAGCGGTCCGTGCTGGGCCTCATGGCGGAGGGGCTGTCCAACCAGGCCGTCGGCCGCCGCCTCTTCCTCAGCGAGAGCGCCATCAGCAAGTACACGACCTCCATGTTCGGCAAGCTCGGCATCCCCGACGACGGCGACGGCAACCGCCGCGTCCTCGCCGTCCTCGCCTACCTGAACAGAACCTAGTCCGGAGCCCCGGCGGTCGTCAGGAGGTCACTGCCGGGGCAGTTCCTGCTCCTGGTCCTGCTCCCGCGCCTGATCCTGGTCCTTGGCGGTCTCGGCCGGGTCGCCGGTGAGGTGGTGCAGCGTCCCCGTGACGTCCAGGAGCCGGTCGAGCCGCCCGCTCCGGCCGGTCAGCGCGAGGTGGACGCCGGCCGCGGACGTCCGGCGGCGGACCATCAGCAGCGCGGCCAGGCCCGCCGAGTCGCACAGGCCCATCCCGCCGCAGGCGAGCTCCAGCTCGCGGACGTCGGGGTTGTCCTCCATCTGCGTCCGGACGGTGGCCACCAGCGTGTCGGCGGTGTAGAAGTCCAGATCACCCTCAATCTCGATCCGCAGCGCGTGCGTCCCGGAGAGGGTGGCGACGACGCGCAGCGGAGTATCGGGAACAAAGGCGGTCATGCAATCCTTCCTTCGGCGGCCTCCGGCAGTGGGTGCCGGAGGGTGTCGCGGGCGCGGGAGAGCAGGTCCGTGGCCCGGGGATAGTCGACGAGTTGCTCGGCCAGCAGATCCAGACCCGGCAGGAGGCTGCGGGCGGGCACGCCGCGCGCGGTGAGGATGCCCGCCGTCCAGCCGATGAACCCGGTGAACAGCTCGGGGTCGTCCACATAGAGGGCGGCCCCGAGGAAGTCGACGATGTGGGCGATGTCCTCGGCGGTGCGGCGGCGCTGCTGGTCGGTATAGTCCGCCATCGCCGGGAAGCGGGCCGGCAGCTCGGTCACCACGTACCGCACGAGCCCGCGCGCGGTCCGGGTGATCTGCGTGTACTCCTGGTCGGCCAGGTGCGGCAGGTCGTCGATGACCTGGCGGACGGGCGGCGGCTTGCCCAGCGGCCCCTCCGCCAGCCGGTCGGCGGCGGAGCGGGCGTCGGGGGCCCAGCCGTCGGCGCCGAGCAGGGCGGCGTACCGGCCGTCCGGCCCGTACGCGGCGCCGCCCACCAGGACGGGGGTTCCGGTCGCCTGGCAGGCGGTGACGGCGGCGTGCGCGGAGGGCAGCCGGGTGGCGATCGAGGACGACAGCGCCACCACGGCCGGGTTCGTCCGGTGCACGTGGGCGATCAGGTGCGGAGTCGGCACCTGGGCGCCGAGGTAGTCGACCTGCCAGCCGCGCAGCCGCAGCACCTCGGCCAGGATCCGCGCCGGCAGCGCGTGCCACTCCCCGTCGATGCACGCGACCGCCACCCGGCCGCGCGGCCTCTCGCCATGCCGTTCCAGGGCCTTGCGCACCGCCGGATGGTGCGCCAGCGCCGCGATCGACCGTTCGTTGATCGCCGTCGCGGTGTGCTCCTGCGCGACCGTGAGCCGGTTGGCCGCCCACTCCCGGCCCACCCGGGCCTGGAGCGGCGCGATGATCTCCAGTAGGACGGTCTCGGCGTCCGCCCCCCGGTCGAGCGCGGTCGTGACGGCGTCGGCGGCGGCGTACTCGTCGCCCGCGATGACGGCGTCCCAGAGTCCGTCCGTCGCCGTGGCGAGCTCGGAGGAAGGCCCTTGGTGCTCCGTGGTTCCGTTCACGCGGTGAACCTCCCCGGCCCCTGCCCCCCTACGGCGCTCAGGTGGAAGCGCCGGGGAGCGGTGATGGCGACCACGGCCATGTCGTCGTGCTTGCCGGTGCCCACCCATTCGGAGGCGAGCATGTGCACCCGCTCGACGAGGGCCTCCGGGGGCATGCCCCCGCAGCGGGCGAGCTCGCCGCTCAGCCGCTCGTCGCCGAACATCTCGTCGCCCAACGGGCCGCCGAAGGCCTCGGTGATGCCGTCGGTGTAGAGCAGGCACGTGTCGCCCGGCTCCAGCAGCACGGTGGCGGTCGTGGAGGTGATCTTGTCCAGCACCCCGATCAGCGACCCGCCCGTGTCGGCGGTCTCGACCTCCCCGCCGGCCCGCACGATCAGCGGGCGGGTGTGGCCCGCGCTCGTCAGGCGCAGCCGCACATGACCGCCCTCCCGCCGCACCGAGGCCAGCACGAGGGTCACGAAGCGGGTGGACTCGCTGTTCAGCAGCGTCCCGTTCAGCAGCTCCAGCACCCGCTTGTGGTCGTCGGCCAGCGGGAGCAGCGCCCGGAGCGTGTTGCGGATCTTGCCGGTGAGCACGGCGGCCTCCAGGCCCTTGCCGCACACGTCGCCGAGCACGACCAGCGACTCCTGCTCCGGGTCGGAGCCCTCGGCCGCGGGGTGCAGATCGTAGAAGTCGCCTCCGACGCGCTCTCCGGCGCCCGACGGCCGGTAGCGGGCCGCCAGTTCCACCTCGCCCAGCTCCCGGGTGCGCGGCGGCAGCAGCTCGCGCATCAGCGTCTCGGTGATGGACGCCTGCTCGGCGTACACGCGGGCGGCCGACATCGCCGCGCCGGCCCGTGCCGCGAACAGGCGGGCGATCATCTCCTCGCCGTCGGAGAACGCGTGCCGCCCGCCGCGCCGGAGCAGCACCAGCGCCCCCGCGGGCACACCGTGCCCCGGAAGCGCGGTCACCACCATCGCGGCGAGGTCGCCCAGATCGGCGCGGAGGATCCAGGGAGGCGCGGCCGCCGGGTCGAGCCAGCGGGACGGCATCGGAGGGAACCCCTGCATCGCCTCCGCGAGCCCCGGCACCTCCGCGGGGTCCACGACGAGCTCCTGGTGGTCCACCTGGCCGTCAGGGCCGCAGTAGGAGACGGGGTAGGCGCGCCCGGAACCGGGCGCGATCACCAGGGCGGCGTCGGCGAGGTAGCGCGCCGCCAGGTGGACGGTCACCTCCATGCACCGTTCCAAGTTCAGCGACGCCAGCAACTGGCTGGACGCCTCCGCCAGGAAGGCCGTGCGTTCCCGCTCGTCGGCGAGCTCTCGCTCCAGCCGCCGGTGCGCGGTGACGTCGAACAGCCACCAGACCG is a genomic window of Actinomadura citrea containing:
- a CDS encoding cobalamin-dependent protein (Presence of a B(12) (cobalamin)-binding domain implies dependence on cobalamin itself, in one of its several forms, or in some unusual lineages, dependence on a cobalamin-like analog.); this encodes MNGTTEHQGPSSELATATDGLWDAVIAGDEYAAADAVTTALDRGADAETVLLEIIAPLQARVGREWAANRLTVAQEHTATAINERSIAALAHHPAVRKALERHGERPRGRVAVACIDGEWHALPARILAEVLRLRGWQVDYLGAQVPTPHLIAHVHRTNPAVVALSSSIATRLPSAHAAVTACQATGTPVLVGGAAYGPDGRYAALLGADGWAPDARSAADRLAEGPLGKPPPVRQVIDDLPHLADQEYTQITRTARGLVRYVVTELPARFPAMADYTDQQRRRTAEDIAHIVDFLGAALYVDDPELFTGFIGWTAGILTARGVPARSLLPGLDLLAEQLVDYPRATDLLSRARDTLRHPLPEAAEGRIA
- a CDS encoding STAS domain-containing protein; the protein is MTAFVPDTPLRVVATLSGTHALRIEIEGDLDFYTADTLVATVRTQMEDNPDVRELELACGGMGLCDSAGLAALLMVRRRTSAAGVHLALTGRSGRLDRLLDVTGTLHHLTGDPAETAKDQDQAREQDQEQELPRQ
- a CDS encoding ArsR/SmtB family transcription factor, whose protein sequence is MGVWLVNADTLASGRFVISALAETTACVKLLEKNAAAHPGERAWLDDHLPAYRRMLRRDPVTAALLDAALGTRTRWIADFLTPPHPGVGSPPFHEELAVVRRTPPERAHADLEVSFGGPLPAELRRPDAPERIAGLLEWVWTHTVEPDWERRRRVIEADAVARAGQLSQGGWAAALDDMRPGMRWLGDGRLQINVHDYPPHDISGARLLFVPVTPRGGWVAWEEPDPDRYAIVYPCSAPLAGAGEAAVPEALERLLGPGRARVLVLLATPLSTTQLVALTGQGLGSVGRHLRVLFDARLIDRRRAGRSVLYYRTATGEALADATRPPNTPAATHSPT
- a CDS encoding PP2C family protein-serine/threonine phosphatase, yielding MELTQGIDGAQRVLDPALGPGPYPALAVNPSGTVIRLNDAARLLLGMNPGALLDDAAPAWLADAHHAVTGAPLSDVTEADLSQPGISRPVAHGSIGDRAFEAHGVPDESHSAPDTPPGPGPGTVWWLFDVTAHRRLERELADERERTAFLAEASSQLLASLNLERCMEVTVHLAARYLADAALVIAPGSGRAYPVSYCGPDGQVDHQELVVDPAEVPGLAEAMQGFPPMPSRWLDPAAAPPWILRADLGDLAAMVVTALPGHGVPAGALVLLRRGGRHAFSDGEEMIARLFAARAGAAMSAARVYAEQASITETLMRELLPPRTRELGEVELAARYRPSGAGERVGGDFYDLHPAAEGSDPEQESLVVLGDVCGKGLEAAVLTGKIRNTLRALLPLADDHKRVLELLNGTLLNSESTRFVTLVLASVRREGGHVRLRLTSAGHTRPLIVRAGGEVETADTGGSLIGVLDKITSTTATVLLEPGDTCLLYTDGITEAFGGPLGDEMFGDERLSGELARCGGMPPEALVERVHMLASEWVGTGKHDDMAVVAITAPRRFHLSAVGGQGPGRFTA